From Amycolatopsis sp. cg9, one genomic window encodes:
- a CDS encoding Trp biosynthesis-associated membrane protein, with protein sequence MIVTALLLGALALWGASRLTWFAEFRDGGVRGTVLHRETGEERATALVPLALLALAGVAGVIATGGWARRVLGVVLALAGLAAVWTGIDGVRFGGYADGLPVSQMLIGRGLAVLGGILVAAGGLAAVKGAGKAARLGTKYAAPATRKKTRDPDAELWEALSEGEDPTDVRGRHSE encoded by the coding sequence ATGATCGTGACCGCGCTGCTGCTCGGCGCGCTCGCGCTGTGGGGTGCGTCACGGCTGACGTGGTTCGCCGAGTTCCGCGACGGCGGCGTGCGCGGCACGGTGCTCCACCGCGAGACCGGCGAGGAGCGGGCGACCGCGCTGGTGCCGCTGGCCCTGCTCGCGCTGGCCGGCGTGGCCGGTGTCATCGCGACCGGCGGCTGGGCGCGGCGCGTGCTCGGCGTCGTGCTCGCGCTGGCCGGCCTGGCGGCGGTCTGGACCGGGATCGACGGCGTCCGCTTCGGCGGCTACGCCGACGGTCTGCCGGTGTCCCAGATGCTGATCGGGCGCGGGCTGGCCGTGCTGGGGGGAATTCTCGTCGCCGCCGGCGGGTTGGCAGCCGTCAAGGGCGCGGGCAAGGCGGCGCGGCTGGGCACCAAGTACGCGGCTCCGGCGACGCGGAAGAAGACCCGCGATCCGGACGCCGAGCTGTGGGAAGCCCTGTCGGAAGGGGAGGACCCGACGGACGTCCGCGGCAGGCATTCGGAGTAA
- a CDS encoding anthranilate synthase component I: MVSASAGSTGPGSVSPSREDFRALAESRRVIPVVRRVLADGETPIGVYRKLAADRPGTFLFESAENGASWTRWSFIGVRSPAALTVRAGKAVWTGTPPVGLPGDGNPLTVLRETIEALHTEPLPGLPPLTGGMVGYIGYDAVRWLERLPELAERDLDIPELTMLLATDLAAFDHHEGTVTLIANAVNWDDSPERVDAAYDDAVARLSAMTEQLQVPAPATVAAFDRPVPEFTRKRSKADFHAAVEKAVEAIKAGEAFQIVPSQRFEIPTAADALDIYRVLRTSNPSPYMYLLRLEGFDIVGSSPESLVTVRDGRATTHPIAGTRWRGADPEEDAQLAKDLLADEKERAEHLMLVDLGRNDLGKVCKPGTVRVVDFFQIERYSHVMHIVSTVTGELAEGKTAFDAVTACFPAGTLSGAPKVRAMQLIEELEPVRRALYGGVVGYLDFAGDADTAIAIRTALVKDGIAHVQAGGGVVADSVPDYEDTESLNKARTVLSAVAAAQTMVAAGTLDPAADSARV, translated from the coding sequence ATGGTCAGCGCTTCCGCCGGTTCGACCGGTCCCGGCTCGGTCAGCCCGTCCCGCGAGGACTTCCGAGCCCTCGCCGAGAGCCGCCGCGTGATCCCGGTCGTGCGCCGGGTCCTCGCCGACGGCGAGACGCCGATCGGGGTGTACCGCAAGCTCGCCGCCGACCGGCCGGGCACGTTCCTGTTCGAGTCGGCCGAAAACGGCGCCTCCTGGACGCGCTGGTCGTTCATCGGCGTCCGCAGCCCGGCGGCGCTGACCGTCCGCGCCGGCAAAGCGGTCTGGACCGGCACCCCGCCGGTCGGCCTGCCGGGTGACGGCAACCCGCTCACCGTGCTGCGCGAAACGATCGAAGCGTTGCACACCGAGCCGCTGCCCGGGTTGCCGCCGCTGACCGGCGGCATGGTCGGCTACATCGGCTACGACGCCGTGCGCTGGCTGGAACGGCTGCCCGAGCTGGCCGAGCGCGACCTCGACATCCCCGAGCTGACCATGCTGCTGGCCACCGACCTCGCGGCCTTCGACCACCACGAGGGCACGGTCACGCTGATCGCGAACGCCGTCAACTGGGACGACTCGCCCGAGCGCGTGGACGCGGCCTACGACGACGCCGTCGCCCGGCTGAGCGCGATGACCGAGCAGCTGCAGGTGCCCGCGCCCGCGACCGTCGCCGCGTTCGACCGGCCCGTGCCGGAGTTCACCCGGAAGCGGTCCAAAGCGGATTTCCACGCCGCGGTCGAAAAGGCCGTCGAGGCGATCAAGGCCGGCGAAGCGTTCCAGATCGTGCCGTCGCAACGGTTCGAGATCCCGACCGCCGCCGACGCGCTCGACATCTACCGCGTGCTCCGGACGTCCAACCCGAGCCCGTACATGTACCTGCTGCGGCTGGAGGGCTTCGACATCGTCGGCTCCAGCCCCGAATCCCTGGTCACCGTGCGGGACGGCCGCGCGACCACGCACCCGATCGCGGGCACCCGCTGGCGCGGCGCCGACCCGGAAGAGGACGCGCAGCTGGCCAAGGACCTGCTGGCCGACGAGAAGGAGCGTGCCGAGCACCTGATGCTCGTCGACCTCGGCCGCAACGACCTCGGCAAGGTCTGCAAGCCGGGCACCGTGCGCGTCGTCGACTTCTTCCAGATCGAGCGCTACAGCCACGTCATGCACATCGTGTCCACCGTCACCGGCGAGCTGGCCGAGGGCAAGACCGCCTTCGACGCGGTCACGGCGTGCTTCCCGGCCGGGACGCTCTCCGGCGCGCCGAAGGTCCGCGCCATGCAGCTGATCGAGGAGCTGGAGCCGGTCCGCCGCGCGCTGTACGGCGGGGTCGTCGGCTACCTCGACTTCGCCGGCGACGCCGACACGGCGATCGCGATCCGCACCGCGCTGGTCAAGGACGGCATCGCGCACGTGCAGGCCGGGGGCGGGGTGGTCGCCGACTCGGTGCCGGACTACGAGGACACCGAATCGCTGAACAAGGCCAGGACCGTGCTCTCGGCGGTCGCCGCCGCGCAGACGATGGTCGCGGCGGGCACCCTCGACCCGGCCGCGGACTCCGCCCGTGTCTGA
- a CDS encoding dihydrofolate reductase family protein, which produces MTATYTFDVFMSLDGFGSHTGDWGGYWGKQGPEFLAHRLAQYREDQRMVFGANTHRLNARMLSATPAALDPWVARLRTLPATVVSATLDGPLGWPDATVVAGDAADVVARLKEESPVPLRSHGSLSLNRALLAAGLVDRVQVTVFPVLTGKTGVCPVFGGAEDFDLELLESRTFDGGIQELIYRPARHG; this is translated from the coding sequence ATGACCGCCACGTACACGTTCGACGTCTTCATGAGCCTCGACGGCTTCGGTTCCCACACCGGCGACTGGGGCGGTTACTGGGGCAAGCAGGGTCCCGAGTTCCTCGCCCACCGCCTCGCGCAGTACCGCGAGGACCAGCGCATGGTCTTCGGCGCGAACACCCACCGGCTGAACGCGCGGATGCTGTCGGCCACCCCGGCGGCGCTCGACCCGTGGGTGGCCCGCCTGCGGACACTGCCCGCGACGGTGGTGTCCGCCACGCTCGACGGCCCCCTCGGCTGGCCGGACGCGACGGTCGTGGCCGGGGACGCCGCCGACGTCGTCGCGCGGCTGAAGGAGGAGTCGCCGGTACCGCTGCGGTCGCACGGGAGCCTGTCCCTGAACCGGGCCCTGCTGGCGGCGGGCCTGGTGGACCGCGTGCAGGTGACGGTGTTCCCGGTGCTCACGGGCAAGACGGGCGTTTGCCCGGTGTTCGGCGGCGCGGAGGACTTCGACCTGGAACTGCTGGAGAGCCGGACCTTCGACGGCGGCATCCAGGAGCTGATCTACCGCCCGGCGCGGCACGGGTGA
- a CDS encoding DUF1304 domain-containing protein yields the protein MTIVADVLVGLVALIHCYIVVLEMVLWTTPRARAAFGTTKEFAEESKTLAANQGLYNGFLALALVWGLIASDPTGFQLKLYGLVCVIVAGLYGAATASKRILFVQVLPGALALVALLLAR from the coding sequence GTGACAATCGTCGCCGACGTCCTGGTCGGGCTGGTCGCCCTGATCCACTGCTACATCGTCGTCCTGGAGATGGTCCTCTGGACCACCCCGCGCGCCCGCGCCGCCTTCGGCACGACGAAGGAGTTCGCGGAGGAGAGCAAGACGCTGGCCGCGAACCAGGGGCTGTACAACGGTTTCCTGGCGCTCGCGCTGGTGTGGGGCCTGATCGCGAGCGACCCGACGGGCTTCCAGCTCAAGCTGTACGGCCTCGTCTGCGTCATCGTCGCGGGCCTCTACGGCGCGGCGACGGCCAGCAAGCGGATCCTGTTCGTGCAGGTGCTGCCGGGCGCGCTCGCGCTGGTCGCGCTGCTGCTCGCCCGCTGA
- the hisI gene encoding phosphoribosyl-AMP cyclohydrolase, with amino-acid sequence MSLDAAVSARLKRNADGLIAAVVVEHATSDVLMMAWMNDDALAATLATRRGTYWSRSRRKLWVKGETSGHYQHVREVRIDCDGDTVLLRVDQTGPACHTGTHTCFDTEERLLLADEKEHA; translated from the coding sequence ATGAGCCTGGACGCGGCCGTCTCGGCGCGCCTCAAGCGCAACGCCGACGGCCTGATCGCCGCGGTCGTCGTCGAGCACGCCACCTCCGACGTGCTGATGATGGCCTGGATGAACGACGACGCTCTCGCCGCGACCCTGGCCACCCGCCGCGGCACCTACTGGTCGCGCAGCCGGCGGAAGCTGTGGGTCAAGGGCGAGACGTCCGGGCACTACCAGCACGTTCGCGAGGTGCGCATCGACTGCGACGGCGATACGGTGCTGCTGCGCGTCGACCAGACCGGCCCGGCCTGTCACACCGGCACGCACACCTGTTTCGACACCGAGGAGCGCTTGCTCCTGGCCGACGAGAAAGAGCACGCGTGA
- a CDS encoding TetR family transcriptional regulator: protein MARAGRRPGQTETREKILDAARHRFAELGYDGATVRGIAADAGVNAALLHHFFGSKQALFAAAMNLPVNPASLVPAILAGPRTGIGERLVRAFLAVWATPEGRTPFVAMLRAAATNEQVALMMRQFIERTVLAEVARALAVPKIRVTGIAAQMMGVALLRYVIKLPPLAEADDEEIVALLAPVAQYYLDSRDAVESGGARS from the coding sequence ATGGCACGGGCGGGACGGCGGCCGGGACAGACGGAGACGCGCGAGAAGATCCTCGACGCGGCCCGCCACCGGTTCGCCGAGCTGGGTTACGACGGCGCGACGGTCCGCGGGATCGCCGCCGACGCGGGCGTCAACGCGGCCCTGCTCCACCACTTCTTCGGCAGCAAGCAGGCCCTCTTCGCGGCGGCGATGAACCTCCCGGTGAACCCGGCGTCCCTGGTCCCGGCCATCCTGGCGGGCCCGCGCACGGGCATCGGCGAACGCCTGGTGCGCGCGTTCCTGGCGGTGTGGGCGACCCCGGAGGGCCGCACGCCCTTCGTCGCGATGCTGCGCGCGGCGGCGACGAACGAGCAGGTCGCGCTGATGATGCGCCAGTTCATCGAGCGCACGGTCCTGGCCGAGGTGGCGCGGGCGCTGGCTGTCCCGAAGATCCGCGTGACGGGCATCGCGGCCCAGATGATGGGCGTCGCGCTCCTGCGGTACGTGATCAAGCTGCCCCCGCTGGCCGAGGCGGACGACGAGGAGATCGTCGCGCTGCTGGCCCCGGTGGCCCAGTACTACTTGGATTCCCGGGACGCTGTCGAATCGGGCGGGGCGCGTTCGTAG
- a CDS encoding TetR/AcrR family transcriptional regulator → MSVELCGGVRHDGAVSTTDNTDTTSRRRGRRPAGQDTRTALVEAARAVFAESGYDGATVRAIATRAGVDAAMVNHWFGSKEGLFAKAVLQLPFDPLELQAELRDGPDDELGRRIARAFLTRWDGAGGDVFQALIRSITGHEQAGQVLRTFFQNFFTALITSIGSDRVPLRMALCASQLVGMGMIRYVAKFEPMAAAEVDTLVAAVAPNLQRYLTGEIG, encoded by the coding sequence ATGAGTGTTGAATTGTGCGGGGGCGTGCGTCATGATGGAGCCGTGAGCACGACCGACAACACCGACACTACTTCCCGCCGCCGCGGCCGGCGGCCCGCCGGCCAGGACACCCGCACGGCGCTGGTCGAGGCCGCGCGGGCGGTGTTCGCCGAGAGCGGCTACGACGGCGCGACGGTGCGCGCGATCGCCACCCGCGCCGGCGTCGACGCGGCGATGGTCAACCACTGGTTCGGCAGCAAGGAAGGCTTGTTCGCGAAGGCCGTGCTCCAGCTGCCGTTCGACCCCCTCGAGCTGCAGGCCGAACTGCGCGACGGCCCGGACGACGAACTCGGCAGGCGGATCGCCCGCGCGTTCCTCACCCGCTGGGACGGCGCGGGCGGCGACGTCTTCCAGGCCCTGATCCGCAGCATCACCGGCCACGAACAGGCCGGGCAGGTGCTGCGGACCTTCTTCCAGAACTTCTTCACGGCGCTCATCACGTCGATCGGCTCGGACCGGGTCCCCCTCCGGATGGCGCTCTGCGCGTCCCAGCTCGTCGGCATGGGCATGATCCGCTACGTCGCGAAGTTCGAGCCGATGGCCGCGGCGGAGGTCGACACCCTCGTGGCGGCGGTGGCCCCGAACCTGCAGCGCTACCTCACCGGCGAGATCGGCTAG
- the trpC gene encoding indole-3-glycerol phosphate synthase TrpC: protein MSVLEDIVAGVREDLAVRESALPFDELKIRAAAAPAPRDVMSALRESGIGVIAEVKRRSPSKGELADIPDPAALAKDYEDGGARVISVLTEQRRFGGSLADLDAVRAAVDIPILRKDFVVSPYQVHEARLHGADMVLLIVAALEQNALVALLDRVESLGMTALVEIHNAEEADKALEAGAKVIGVNARNLHTLEVDRDVFSRLAPGLPMDVYKVAESGVRGPGDLMSYAGHGADAVLVGEGLVASGDPKGSLVKLVTAGSHPACPRPSR from the coding sequence GTGAGCGTGCTCGAAGACATCGTCGCCGGCGTGCGGGAAGACCTCGCCGTGCGGGAATCCGCGCTGCCGTTCGACGAACTGAAGATCCGGGCGGCCGCCGCTCCGGCGCCCCGCGACGTGATGTCCGCGCTGCGCGAGTCCGGCATCGGCGTGATCGCCGAGGTGAAGCGGCGCAGCCCCTCCAAGGGCGAGCTGGCCGACATCCCCGACCCGGCCGCGCTGGCGAAGGACTACGAAGACGGCGGCGCGCGGGTGATCAGCGTGCTGACCGAGCAGCGCCGCTTCGGCGGGTCGCTGGCCGACCTCGACGCGGTCCGCGCCGCGGTGGACATCCCCATCCTGCGCAAGGACTTCGTCGTCAGCCCCTACCAGGTGCACGAGGCCCGCCTGCACGGCGCCGACATGGTGCTGCTGATCGTCGCCGCGCTGGAGCAGAACGCGCTCGTCGCGCTGCTCGACCGCGTCGAGTCGCTCGGCATGACCGCGCTGGTGGAGATCCACAACGCCGAGGAGGCCGACAAGGCCCTCGAGGCGGGCGCCAAGGTCATCGGCGTCAACGCGCGCAACCTGCACACCCTCGAGGTGGACCGGGACGTCTTCTCGCGGCTGGCCCCCGGCCTGCCGATGGACGTCTACAAGGTCGCCGAGTCGGGTGTCCGCGGGCCGGGCGACCTGATGTCGTACGCCGGTCACGGCGCCGACGCGGTGCTGGTCGGCGAAGGGCTCGTCGCGTCGGGTGACCCGAAGGGCTCCCTGGTCAAGCTGGTCACCGCCGGCTCGCACCCCGCCTGCCCGAGGCCGTCGCGGTGA
- a CDS encoding SigE family RNA polymerase sigma factor → MSFEEFVAERLDGLLRYATVLTNDPHLAQDIVQDVLLRAQQRWDGIDAPPSYVRRMITNEYLSWRRRAVRRMVPSSHDVLDALGPPEADPATAYDERDAMLGLLATLPRKQRAAVVLRYYENYSDAEIAAVLRCGASTVRSQISRALTTLRQAPNPAVLTTGAGE, encoded by the coding sequence GTGAGCTTCGAAGAGTTCGTCGCGGAGCGGCTGGACGGCCTCCTCCGCTACGCCACCGTCCTGACGAACGACCCGCACCTGGCGCAGGACATCGTCCAGGACGTGCTGCTGCGCGCCCAGCAGCGGTGGGACGGCATCGACGCGCCGCCGTCCTACGTGCGGCGGATGATCACCAACGAATACCTCTCGTGGCGACGGCGGGCCGTGCGGCGGATGGTGCCGAGCAGCCACGACGTCCTCGACGCGCTCGGCCCGCCCGAAGCCGACCCGGCCACCGCCTACGACGAGCGGGACGCGATGCTCGGCCTGCTCGCCACGCTGCCCCGCAAGCAGCGCGCGGCGGTCGTGCTGCGGTACTACGAGAACTACTCCGACGCCGAGATCGCCGCCGTCCTGCGCTGCGGCGCCTCCACCGTGCGCAGCCAGATTTCCCGCGCGCTGACCACCCTGCGCCAGGCCCCGAACCCCGCGGTACTCACCACCGGAGCTGGAGAATGA
- a CDS encoding right-handed parallel beta-helix repeat-containing protein, producing MPRLHSALVVLLVAASVVPVFTVATPALAESATGAVCDHQPALYTQAPPGAVPVDLAVEGDLSVKTQASPPGTTFWLPPGTHRLAPDQFGQVIPKDGDVYLGAPGAVLDGRGLNRAAFTQQAKDVVIRGLTIQNFVAPQDQGVVNHDSGEHWVIENTTIQRNTGAALMAGVRQVVRASCLRDNGQYGMNAYRPDNAITGLLVEGNEISGNNVDDWETRNPGCGCSGGIKFWAVNGADVRGNWIHHNRGVGLWADTNDNDFLIEDNVIEDNDAEAILYEISYNVVIRHNAIRRNNVVAGSRRASRGDNFPSASVYISESGGEPRVPARTDVLDIYGNSFEDNWSGITLWENADRFCNSPANTSTASCTKLVPDRARCVAPGIESEPLFDDCRWKTQRVEIHSNTFRFDPARPGCLSLCGRMAVLSNYGTYPAWSPYRGTLVQEAITHDQDNYWYSNDYLGPWAFVAGDTSRTLTPAQWQNEPWNQDDCASFDGVTPNC from the coding sequence ATGCCGCGCCTCCATTCCGCGCTCGTTGTCCTGCTCGTGGCCGCCTCCGTTGTTCCCGTTTTCACCGTCGCCACACCCGCCCTCGCCGAGTCCGCGACGGGTGCCGTGTGCGACCACCAGCCCGCGCTCTACACCCAGGCACCGCCGGGTGCCGTGCCCGTCGACCTGGCCGTCGAGGGCGACCTGAGCGTCAAGACGCAGGCGTCGCCACCGGGGACCACCTTCTGGCTGCCGCCCGGCACGCACCGGCTGGCGCCCGACCAGTTCGGGCAGGTCATCCCCAAGGACGGGGACGTCTACCTCGGCGCTCCCGGCGCCGTGCTCGACGGCCGCGGCCTCAACCGGGCCGCGTTCACCCAGCAGGCCAAGGACGTCGTCATCCGCGGCCTCACCATCCAGAACTTCGTCGCACCCCAGGACCAGGGCGTGGTCAACCACGACTCCGGCGAGCACTGGGTGATCGAGAACACCACCATCCAGCGCAACACCGGCGCCGCGCTGATGGCCGGCGTCCGCCAGGTGGTGCGGGCCAGCTGCCTGCGCGACAACGGGCAGTACGGGATGAACGCCTACCGCCCCGACAACGCGATCACCGGGCTGCTCGTCGAAGGCAACGAAATCAGCGGGAACAACGTCGACGACTGGGAAACGCGCAACCCCGGCTGCGGGTGCAGCGGCGGAATCAAGTTCTGGGCCGTGAACGGCGCCGACGTCCGCGGCAACTGGATCCACCACAACCGCGGCGTCGGGCTGTGGGCGGACACCAACGACAACGATTTCCTGATCGAAGACAACGTCATCGAGGACAATGACGCGGAAGCGATCCTCTACGAGATCAGCTACAACGTCGTGATCCGCCACAACGCCATCCGCCGCAACAACGTGGTGGCGGGCAGCCGGCGCGCGTCCCGCGGCGACAACTTCCCGTCCGCCTCGGTGTACATCTCCGAGTCCGGCGGCGAACCCCGCGTGCCGGCCCGCACCGACGTGCTCGACATCTACGGCAACTCCTTCGAGGACAACTGGTCCGGCATCACGCTGTGGGAGAACGCCGACCGCTTCTGCAACAGCCCGGCGAACACCTCGACCGCGAGCTGCACCAAGCTCGTCCCGGACCGGGCCCGGTGCGTGGCACCGGGCATCGAGTCCGAGCCGCTGTTCGACGACTGCCGCTGGAAGACCCAGCGGGTCGAGATCCATTCGAACACCTTCCGCTTCGATCCCGCCCGGCCCGGCTGCCTCAGCCTCTGCGGCCGGATGGCGGTGCTGTCGAACTACGGCACCTACCCGGCGTGGTCTCCGTACCGGGGCACGCTGGTGCAGGAGGCGATCACCCACGACCAGGACAACTACTGGTACAGCAACGACTACCTCGGCCCGTGGGCGTTCGTCGCCGGCGACACCTCCCGCACCCTCACCCCGGCGCAGTGGCAGAACGAACCCTGGAACCAGGACGACTGCGCCTCCTTCGACGGCGTGACGCCGAACTGCTGA
- a CDS encoding phytase, translated as MAVAAVSLVSAVPASAASRDPSPVAQTQAFVDDAGASPANADADDPAIWVHPHDPSRSVVLGTLKEGGLAAFDLEARTLQLVAAPAAPGPGAAPGRFNNVDVVGDLAVVSDRGRDRIRVYRIDPAGAAAGGRVLRDVTDPAAAPVFSGSESEVDDQRTAYGLAAGRDPRTGVRWVAVTRRHETRVALLRLADRPDGTVGTAPLATVDLPSTFRLPDGTTWSPCEEPGEGPQLEGSVLDGRVLYTAQEDVGIWRIPLTATGFGRPELVDRVRSYGVPQRWDSKTGECVPDGADPGFGGRWLAADAEGLAVADGTLFASSQGDSRFVGYGHRTRDLRIVAGRGTDSVEHSDGSAITTASLGRRFPHGLLVVHDGERRPTAGDLPTTGFAFVRLEDVLPR; from the coding sequence GTGGCCGTGGCCGCCGTCTCCCTGGTGTCCGCCGTTCCCGCTTCCGCCGCTTCCCGCGATCCCTCGCCGGTCGCCCAGACCCAGGCCTTCGTCGATGACGCCGGCGCGTCACCGGCGAACGCCGATGCCGACGACCCGGCCATCTGGGTCCACCCGCACGATCCTTCGCGCAGTGTCGTCCTGGGCACGCTCAAGGAGGGCGGGCTCGCCGCGTTCGACCTGGAGGCGCGGACCCTCCAGCTGGTCGCCGCGCCGGCCGCGCCGGGGCCGGGCGCCGCTCCCGGGCGCTTCAACAACGTCGACGTCGTCGGTGACCTGGCCGTCGTGAGCGACCGCGGGCGTGACCGGATCCGGGTCTACCGGATCGACCCGGCGGGCGCCGCGGCGGGCGGGCGCGTGCTGCGGGACGTCACCGATCCCGCCGCCGCGCCGGTGTTCTCCGGGTCGGAGTCCGAAGTGGACGATCAGCGGACCGCGTACGGGCTGGCCGCGGGACGCGACCCGCGCACCGGCGTCCGGTGGGTGGCGGTGACCCGGCGGCACGAGACGCGGGTGGCGCTGCTGCGGCTGGCCGACCGGCCGGACGGCACCGTCGGCACGGCGCCGCTGGCGACCGTCGACCTGCCCTCGACGTTCCGGCTGCCGGACGGCACGACCTGGTCGCCCTGCGAGGAGCCCGGCGAAGGGCCGCAGCTGGAGGGGTCGGTGCTCGACGGCCGCGTGCTCTACACCGCCCAGGAGGACGTCGGGATCTGGCGGATCCCGCTGACGGCCACCGGGTTCGGGCGGCCCGAACTGGTCGACCGCGTGCGCTCCTACGGCGTCCCGCAGCGCTGGGACTCCAAGACCGGGGAGTGCGTCCCCGACGGCGCCGACCCCGGCTTCGGCGGCCGGTGGCTGGCGGCCGACGCCGAGGGGCTGGCGGTGGCGGACGGCACGCTGTTCGCGTCCAGCCAGGGCGACTCCCGGTTCGTCGGCTACGGCCACCGCACGCGCGACCTCCGGATCGTCGCGGGCCGCGGCACGGACTCGGTCGAGCACTCCGACGGCTCGGCGATCACGACCGCGTCCCTCGGCCGCCGCTTCCCGCACGGCCTCCTGGTGGTCCACGACGGCGAACGCCGCCCGACGGCCGGCGACCTCCCGACCACGGGCTTCGCCTTCGTCCGGCTGGAAGACGTCCTCCCCCGGTAA
- the hisF gene encoding imidazole glycerol phosphate synthase subunit HisF, whose translation MSVAVRVIPCLDVDAGRVVKGVNFAGLRDAGDPVELARRYDAEGADELTFLDVTASSGDRETTYDVVRRTAEQVFIPLTVGGGVRSNDDVNRLLRTGADKVSINTAAIARPEFLHEASRRFGAQCIVLSVDARRVPEGGEPTASGFEVTTHGGRRGTGIDAVEWAARGEELGVGEILLNSMDADGTKNGFDLELIELVRKAVRVPVIASGGAGALEHFLPAVRTGADAVLAASVFHFGQLKIGDVKDALREGGVEVR comes from the coding sequence ATGTCTGTCGCGGTGCGGGTGATCCCCTGTCTCGACGTCGACGCGGGCCGGGTCGTGAAGGGCGTCAACTTCGCCGGCCTCCGCGACGCCGGCGACCCGGTCGAGCTGGCCCGGCGTTACGACGCCGAAGGGGCCGACGAGCTGACGTTCCTCGACGTCACGGCGTCCTCCGGCGACCGCGAAACCACCTACGACGTGGTCCGCCGCACCGCCGAGCAGGTCTTCATCCCGCTCACCGTCGGCGGCGGCGTCCGCAGCAACGACGACGTCAACCGGCTCCTGCGGACCGGTGCGGACAAGGTGAGCATCAACACCGCCGCCATCGCCCGGCCGGAGTTCCTGCACGAAGCTTCACGCCGGTTCGGCGCGCAGTGCATCGTGCTGTCCGTCGACGCGCGCCGCGTTCCCGAAGGGGGCGAGCCGACCGCGTCCGGCTTCGAGGTCACCACCCACGGCGGCCGCCGCGGCACCGGGATCGACGCCGTCGAGTGGGCCGCGCGCGGCGAAGAGCTCGGCGTGGGCGAGATCCTGCTGAACTCGATGGACGCCGACGGCACCAAGAACGGCTTCGACCTCGAGCTCATCGAGCTGGTCCGCAAGGCCGTGCGGGTCCCGGTGATCGCCAGCGGGGGAGCGGGCGCGCTCGAGCACTTCCTGCCCGCGGTGCGGACCGGCGCGGACGCGGTGCTCGCGGCCAGCGTGTTCCACTTCGGACAGCTGAAGATCGGCGACGTCAAGGACGCGCTGCGCGAAGGCGGGGTCGAGGTCCGGTGA